In the genome of Granulibacter bethesdensis CGDNIH1, one region contains:
- a CDS encoding urate hydroxylase PuuD: MNLLFPYFASWLELLLRWFHVVAGIAWIGESFYFVMLDRGLRSPPADAASRGVAGEQWAVHGGGFYHMQRYRIAPPDLPHELHWSKWKAYATWLSGFTLLSTLYLAQPGLYLVDPDVMVLPPYGASALAVGFLIVGWIIYDGLCRLLGARELALSMAVGVFVIGASWVGTHLFSGRAAFLIIGAMLATMMTANVLMVIIPGQKTMVAAMIRGETPDPEPGRRGRQRSVHNTYFTLPVVFTMISNHYAFTFADHGRWIMLCAIMLAGALTRQFFVAWHEGRRVWALPVSAAVIMAALMVWRAPYHLHTTAENRAAAPSFSRIMTIVQNRCTPCHSAHPTLMESAPAGLALDTADAIMANALRIQQQASVLKTMPLGNATHMTEEERSAMTRWVENMAHP; the protein is encoded by the coding sequence ATGAATCTGCTTTTTCCTTATTTCGCCAGCTGGCTGGAGCTGCTTTTGCGCTGGTTCCATGTAGTGGCCGGCATCGCGTGGATCGGTGAGTCGTTCTATTTCGTGATGCTGGATCGTGGTCTGCGGTCCCCTCCTGCTGATGCGGCATCCCGTGGCGTGGCGGGAGAACAGTGGGCCGTGCATGGTGGCGGCTTCTACCATATGCAACGCTATCGCATTGCACCGCCTGATCTGCCGCATGAGCTGCACTGGTCGAAATGGAAAGCTTACGCCACCTGGCTGAGCGGTTTCACGCTGCTCAGCACGCTCTATCTGGCCCAACCGGGATTATATCTGGTTGATCCCGACGTCATGGTGCTGCCGCCTTATGGTGCATCGGCGCTGGCGGTCGGATTTCTGATCGTGGGATGGATCATCTATGACGGTTTGTGCCGCTTGCTCGGTGCACGTGAGCTTGCTCTTTCCATGGCAGTGGGGGTGTTCGTCATCGGTGCCTCCTGGGTAGGAACCCATCTTTTCTCGGGCCGCGCCGCTTTCCTGATCATCGGAGCAATGCTCGCCACGATGATGACGGCCAATGTGCTGATGGTGATTATCCCCGGCCAGAAAACCATGGTTGCCGCCATGATACGCGGAGAAACACCCGATCCCGAACCGGGACGCAGAGGGCGGCAGAGATCGGTTCACAATACCTATTTCACCTTGCCGGTCGTCTTTACGATGATCAGCAATCACTACGCCTTCACCTTCGCGGATCATGGCCGGTGGATCATGCTCTGTGCCATCATGCTGGCCGGAGCACTGACAAGACAGTTTTTCGTCGCCTGGCACGAAGGCCGGCGCGTCTGGGCGTTGCCTGTTTCCGCCGCGGTTATCATGGCAGCGTTGATGGTATGGAGAGCACCGTATCACCTCCATACTACCGCAGAAAACAGGGCTGCAGCCCCCTCGTTTTCCCGGATCATGACCATTGTGCAGAACCGCTGCACGCCATGCCACTCCGCTCATCCCACCTTGATGGAAAGTGCTCCGGCTGGTCTGGCGCTTGATACGGCCGATGCCATCATGGCCAACGCGTTGCGCATTCAGCAGCAAGCCTCTGTGCTGAAAACCATGCCGCTGGGTAATGCCACCCATATGACCGAGGAAGAGCGATCCGCCATGACACGCTGGGTCGAAAATATGGCTCACCCTTGA
- a CDS encoding metal-dependent hydrolase has translation MMAGSHVALGAAAWLIVAPKLGLPPADAAGLVLAVAGALLPDVDHPKSWVGQRLGGLSIALSKAFGHRGVTHSLLAIIACGWAMQHSRLPRTIIDPLVTGYLSHLAADLLTPAGLRLGWPLKGTWALPLCRTGSAFEPLIVALALWGAGSATGVSPASSLVGLRQTACIVLPKDFFPFCASGHGHGSRAVTADRVHHGSAGRESI, from the coding sequence ATGATGGCTGGCTCCCACGTGGCGCTTGGCGCGGCAGCGTGGCTGATCGTTGCGCCGAAGCTGGGCCTTCCGCCGGCCGATGCCGCCGGGTTGGTGCTGGCTGTGGCTGGCGCGTTGTTGCCGGATGTGGATCACCCGAAATCATGGGTCGGCCAGCGTCTGGGTGGTCTGTCGATCGCGTTGAGCAAGGCTTTCGGCCATCGTGGCGTGACCCATTCCCTGCTGGCAATCATCGCCTGCGGCTGGGCGATGCAGCATTCCCGGCTGCCCCGGACCATCATTGATCCCTTGGTAACCGGTTATCTGTCGCATCTGGCGGCTGATCTTCTGACGCCTGCCGGATTGCGGCTGGGTTGGCCGCTGAAAGGCACCTGGGCCTTGCCGCTCTGTCGCACCGGGTCGGCATTCGAGCCGCTGATCGTGGCACTTGCGCTCTGGGGGGCTGGATCGGCCACCGGGGTCAGCCCCGCCAGCAGTCTGGTCGGGTTGAGGCAGACGGCCTGTATTGTGCTGCCGAAAGATTTCTTTCCTTTCTGTGCATCGGGACATGGTCATGGCAGTCGGGCGGTCACGGCTGACCGGGTGCATCACGGTTCAGCAGGGCGGGAGAGTATCTGA
- the sthA gene encoding Si-specific NAD(P)(+) transhydrogenase translates to MVSLDRSDTLSTDQIYDLIVIGSGPAGRRAAIQAAKLGHTVLVVERGQKVGGVSVHTGTIPSKTLRETVLNLSGWRERGFYGRAYRVKKDIEADDLMNRLHITLSHEVDVLEHQFSRNRVRTIHGVARFLDREHVEITTAPDISFVARAARILIAVGTVPHRPDNIPFDGKTVLDSDEIISIPTLPRSLTVIGAGVIGVEYATIFHALDIKVTLVEPRKTILDFIDSELVDDFLHQLRDSGMTIRLGSAVEGIVFENDHPVTLLEGGRRLPSDMVLYAAGRSGAVEGLGLETIGLVPDKRGRLSVNPQTMETSVPGIYAAGDIIGFPSLASTSMEQGRIAACHAFDAPSPPAPDYFPYGIYSVPEMSTVGLTEEQVKERHIPYECGIARFRETSRGHIMGLSNGLMKMIFSLKTRRLLGVHIVGEGATELIHIGQAVLNLHGTLDYFIDNTFNYPTLAEAYKIAALDAWNRMAYEAPLPAAPLPADPVPGVPSTTA, encoded by the coding sequence ATGGTGAGCCTCGATCGTTCAGACACCCTTTCGACCGACCAGATTTACGATCTGATCGTCATTGGCAGCGGCCCCGCCGGGCGCAGAGCGGCCATTCAGGCTGCCAAGCTCGGCCATACCGTGCTGGTGGTAGAGCGAGGCCAAAAAGTAGGTGGGGTTTCGGTCCATACCGGCACGATCCCCTCCAAAACCCTGAGGGAAACTGTTCTCAATCTGTCCGGCTGGAGGGAACGGGGATTTTACGGTCGTGCCTATCGGGTCAAAAAGGATATCGAGGCCGATGACCTGATGAACCGTCTGCACATCACCCTGTCGCATGAGGTGGATGTGCTGGAGCACCAATTCTCTCGCAACCGCGTCCGTACCATCCATGGCGTGGCACGCTTTCTGGACCGGGAGCATGTCGAGATAACAACCGCCCCGGACATAAGCTTTGTAGCCCGGGCGGCCCGCATTCTTATTGCAGTCGGCACCGTACCACATCGGCCTGACAATATTCCATTCGATGGAAAGACGGTTCTCGATAGCGACGAAATCATCTCTATCCCCACCCTGCCCCGCAGTCTGACAGTTATCGGAGCCGGCGTCATCGGCGTTGAATACGCAACGATTTTCCATGCGCTGGATATCAAGGTCACGCTGGTTGAGCCTCGTAAGACAATCCTGGATTTCATCGACAGCGAATTGGTGGATGACTTTCTGCATCAACTCCGTGATTCCGGCATGACGATCCGCCTCGGCTCGGCAGTCGAAGGCATCGTTTTCGAAAACGACCATCCGGTCACCCTTCTCGAAGGTGGCAGGCGTCTTCCCTCCGACATGGTGCTCTATGCCGCCGGTCGAAGTGGCGCCGTCGAAGGGCTGGGGCTGGAAACCATCGGACTGGTCCCGGACAAGCGGGGACGCCTGAGCGTCAATCCCCAGACCATGGAAACATCCGTTCCCGGTATTTATGCGGCCGGTGACATTATTGGTTTCCCCAGCCTCGCCTCCACCTCCATGGAGCAGGGGCGCATTGCCGCCTGTCATGCTTTCGATGCGCCCTCACCGCCTGCACCGGATTATTTTCCCTATGGCATCTATTCCGTTCCGGAAATGTCAACGGTCGGATTGACCGAGGAACAGGTCAAGGAACGGCATATTCCTTATGAATGCGGTATTGCCCGCTTCAGGGAGACCTCCCGCGGGCATATAATGGGCCTTTCCAACGGCCTCATGAAGATGATCTTCTCCCTCAAAACCCGCCGCCTGCTGGGTGTACATATTGTCGGGGAAGGAGCGACGGAACTGATCCATATCGGGCAGGCCGTGCTGAACCTGCATGGCACGCTGGATTACTTCATCGATAACACGTTCAATTATCCGACCCTTGCAGAAGCCTACAAGATCGCCGCGCTGGATGCCTGGAACCGCATGGCCTATGAAGCGCCCTTGCCTGCAGCCCCGCTTCCGGCTGATCCAGTGCCGGGAGTGCCCAGCACCACGGCCTGA
- the yajC gene encoding preprotein translocase subunit YajC, translating to MFPNLITPAFAQSAGGVGTTEMMQYLPLLLVFGVFYFLLIRPQQQQAKKLKATLAGLKRGDQVVTSGGIVGRVVKATDGTPEVEVEIAPNVKVIVLRDTIASVVNPQAANDTKPASKAG from the coding sequence ATGTTTCCAAACTTGATCACCCCGGCCTTCGCCCAGTCTGCCGGAGGCGTCGGTACCACCGAGATGATGCAGTATCTGCCACTACTGCTGGTGTTTGGCGTGTTCTATTTTCTGCTGATTCGTCCTCAGCAGCAGCAGGCCAAGAAGTTGAAAGCCACTCTCGCCGGCCTCAAGCGCGGCGATCAGGTTGTAACATCGGGCGGTATTGTCGGGCGTGTGGTCAAGGCCACCGACGGTACTCCTGAAGTCGAGGTCGAGATTGCGCCGAATGTCAAAGTGATCGTGCTGCGCGATACCATCGCCAGCGTCGTCAATCCACAGGCGGCCAATGACACGAAGCCTGCTTCCAAGGCTGGCTGA